DNA sequence from the Candidatus Binatia bacterium genome:
ACTCGTCGCGCCGCCAGGGGTCACCACCTGGGCACGACGACTAAACATTTGGGCCGAGACTAACCAACGTCCCTCTCTCCCAGTTCTAGCGCACGCCGGCGACCGGTTGCATTGCGATGTCGCAAACGCCGCCGACCTTTGTGGTTTCGGGTTGGGCTTTGCTGCGGCATGCTTCGCCGCGGGATTGAACGTGGCAGGTGAATTCGATCGGCTTGCCGGCGGTGAGCCAACTCGGGACCTTGCGGTGGCGCCCGATCGATTCGAATCGGCAGCCTTTTGGCGTGCCGTACGGGCGGCAGCGGGAGGCTTTGCGGAGGGCTACTTTGCGCGCGTCGACGAGGAAGCCGGGGTAGTCGTCGATCGTTCGCACGACGTCGCGGTCGGGGAGTGTTTCGATCGCGGCTGAGCGGAACTCGTACCCGCTCCCGCGCTTACGGCCGACGTCGATCCGGGTGTTCGCGAGCAACGCGAAATCGCTCCCCTTCCGGGCGACGGCGCCGGACATGTACTCGAGCCGCTCGTGCCCGGGGAAACACTTTCCCATGGCCGGGGGGTGGTAGTAGTGGCGGAGCGACTTGCTGCGGCTCGGTGCGGTGCCGGGGAAGGTCGCGGCGAGATCGGCGTCCCCGCCGAACAGGATCTTCTCGAAGTCGGCTTGGTTCTGCGCGTACATCCGCTGCAGTTTCGTATAGCGCTCGTGCTGGGCGAGATCGGCGCGCAGGAAGCACGAGGTGAGGCCCGACACCTGCGTCAGGTACTCGTCCCAGATGTTGTACTGCGAGACTTTGGAGGCGACGCCCTCGAAGTCCCCGTCGTACCGGCATCCCTGGCCCTTCGAACAGGCGCCGCGCGCCCGGTTCCGAATAGAGAGTGCGATGACGTTCCGCTCACAGCTCCCGTACGCGCTGCATCCCCGGTCGAGATGGCCTTCATAGATCGCCGTGCGGACGACGTAGTCCAGGTGCCGCGCACGCCCTAGGCTGGCCTTCGGCCATCGTCCGGCGCTGTCGCGGGCAAACGCCGTCCACGCGTTCGCGAGCGCGGTGCGCCGGCCGATCAGTGGGCTCTGCGCCGCATGGCATCGCGGCGAGTCGTGGAAGGCGCGGACGATCGCATCCAACTCGCTCGCGGGCCTCGGTGGCTTCGTGCTCTTCGGCGGTGGGTCGAACAACGGGGGCTTGCTCATTTCGTACAGGTTCCGGATGCCCACCACGTGTTGAACGTTCTCGCTGCAGTGGTGGTTCCGGACCTCTCGGTTCTTCCGGCCCGCGAACACGGCACGGAAGCGATCCGTCGAGGCCGGCGTGGCTTTCTTCGAGTCGACCACGACTTCGAAACCGACGTAGGGCGTACCCTTCGCATCAGTGACCGGCTTGCCGCCCCGGATGACGAGGCACGGCACGACCGATGTTCCTTGGGCGAGGGCGCCGGCTCTCTTGGCCTTCGTCCCCCGCCGGGCGAAGTCGTCGATTCGATAGAACGGCACGTCGAGTGCGCCGTTGAATCGGTACACGGTCATCACCGGCGTTGCTGGAATGGCCGCGGCGATTTCCGGAAGTACCAGTGCGAGAAGTGTGACGACGACGGCCCGCGCTAGGGAGCGCCTCAGTTTCATCCTCAATCGAACACGATGACGCTGCGGGCGACCGCGCCCTTCTTCATCTCGTCGAAGCACACGTTGATCTCCTCCAGGGGACGGCGAGCCGAGATCATCTCATCGAGCTTCAGCTGACCGTTCAGGTAGAAGTCGACGAAGCGAGGCATGTCGACGCGGAAGGAGTTCGAGCCCATCATCGAGCCGAGGACACGCTTTTCGGCGAGAACGAAGTCGAGCCCGGGCAGCTCGAGGTTCTCGCCGATCTTGACGACGCCCACGACGACGGTCGCGCCGCCCTTGCGGGTCATGTCGAATGCCTGTCGGATCGTCGCCTTCAGGCCAATTGCCTCGAACGCGTAGTGCGCGCCTCCCTCGGTGAGCTCCTGGACGGCGAGGACGGGATTGTCGCTCGCGGCATTGATCGCGTGCGTGGCCCCCATCTGTTTGGCTAGTTCCAACTTCCACGGCTGCGTGTCGACGACGATGATCTGTCCGGCACCGGCGATTCGGCACCCCTGCAGGATGCTCAGCCCGACGCCGCCGGCTCCGATGATCACGCACCTCGAACCCGCTTCGACGCGCGCGGTGTTGAGGGCGGCGCCGAGTCCGGTGGTGACGCCGCAGCCGATGAGAGCCGCTCGGTCGAGAGGGATCTCATCGCGGACCTTCACGAGCGCGTTCTCGGGAACGAGCATCTGCTCGGCGAAGGACCCGAGCTGGGCCATCTGGTACAGCGGCGTGCCGTCGTGGGAGAGGCGGGGCGGTTGGTCCGCCGTGCGATCGAGCGTCGTGCCGCCGCAGAGATTGGGGCGCCCGGTGACGCAGTACTCGCAAGTTCCGCAGAAGATCGATAGACACGCGATGACGCGGTCACCGGGCTTCACGTAGGTGACGTTCTCTCCGACCTGTTCCACGACACCTGCGGGCTCGTGGCCGAGCACGCAGGGGCAGGGCACCGGTAACGATCCGTCGACGCAGTGAAGATCGCTGTGGCACACGCCGCTGGCAGCGGTGCGCAAGAGGACTTCACCCGGCCCCGGCTTGTCGATCTGGATGTCGACGATCTCGAGGGGCTCGTTGTAGGCAGGCAGGATGGCAGCTTTCATCCAGGGATCTTCGCATGTTCGACCGCTTCGCTGCCACAGGACTGGGTGCTTCTAGACGCCCGTTGCTGATGGTAGAAGCGGAGTGGTGTCCGTGAACGGCAAGATCGGTGTTTTTCTCCTCGGTGCGGCGACGGTTCTCTTCGTCGGTGCCGGGTTCGGGCACGCGCTGGACGACGGCAGCTTGTCCTTCAAGGATGCCGAGGTCCGGCTCGGCGATCGGCTTTTCTTCGAGACCCGCTTCTCACAGTTCTACTTCGACCATGCGGGCGGTGACTCGAACGCGACGCTGTCGGAGGGTGAGGCGCTGATGGAGACGGTCCCGGTCGCATTGGGCAAGGATCTCCCGGGTCCCTTCGCCGGGCAGGGGATCAACTGTCGGCAGTGCCATCTGGGCTCCGACTTCCTCCCCGGTGAACTCCGAGCCGGCCGGACGTACGGCGACTTCAGCCGTCGCAGCCCGATTCCCGAACGGGGGGACGGGCAAACCGTGACCACGCGCAACTCGCCGATCATGATCGACCTCGGAATGGCGCGAGAAGTTCCGGTGCTGTTGCACCTCGACGGCGAGTTCATCACGCACGAAGACCTGATCCTCGACACGCTCACGGGTCGCAACTTCGGCTGGATTCCGGGCGAGGCGACCTTCGCGAAGAAACACATCGCGAAGGTCGTACGGGAGGACGCCGGGATGAACCCACGCCATATCCGGTACCCCGATGGCAAGGGAATCTCGTACGCGAAGGTCCTCAAGGGCACGGATCCGCTTCTGCAGCATCAGCTGATTCCGGCGGAGTATCGGATCGACGTCGAGACGGCGTCGGACGACGAGATTCTGATGGCAGTGGCGAAGCTCATCCACGCGTATATGGACTCGCTTCGCTTCGGAACGAAGAACACCTTCCGCGAGTCCGGGTCGCCCTATGACTCGTTCCTCACGAAGAACGCTCTTCCGACGGCGCCGGATGCGGGAGAGAACGCGGCGGCCTATTCGAAGAGGCTTCTTGGTCTGATCGACAAGCGGAACAGTTTCGACTGGGTGCGCCCGACCGACGACTACTTCATGCTTCACAAACAAGCGTTTGAGTTCGGTTCTGAAGAACTCGTCGGTCTGAAGGTTTTCTTCGGCCGCGGCAACTGCGTCGCATGTCACCCGGCGCCGCGCTTCACCGACTTCAGCCTCCACAACAACGGTGTGTCGCAGGCGGAGTATGATGGCATCTTCGGTGAGGGTGCATTCGCCACAATCGACATCCCGAACCTCGACGCTCGCAACGCCGAACACGATGCCTATCTCCCAGCCACGGAGGCACACCCCAAGGCGACCGGTCGATTCCGCGCGATCCCTGCGAAGAGTCGGCCCGGGTACACGGACCTCGGGGTTTGGAGCATCTACGGCAATCCCGACTTCCCAAAACCGCAGGCTGCTTTGAACGAGATCCTATGCGTTCCGGGGGCTCCCGGCGCCAAGAACTGCTCCACCGTGGCTGTGCTCCCCCTCACGATCGCGTACTTCAAAACCCCGTCGGTTCGTGATCTGGGGCAGTCCGAGCCTTACTTCCACACGGGAGCGACCGACACGGTCGAGCAGGTCCTGCAGTTCTACGAAAAGACATCGGAGCTCGCACGTGCGGGGAAGCTTCGAAACGGTTCCCCCGAAATGGTCGAGATCCGCATCGATGAAGGGGACGTCGCTCCCCTGGCCGCTTTCCTAAGATCTCTTAACGAGGATTATCACTGATGAAGAAGCCGCTCTCGCTCCTTGCCTGCCTGTTGGTCGTCGCACTCACTGGTCTCGCCGAGGATGCCTCCGCTCTCAGCAAGGACCGATGGACAAACGCGAAGCCGTACGGCGTGTTTTTCAACGACTATGATCCCAACTTCTACACGGGCTTCGTGCCGCGCGTGCAGCAAGCGGATCGAATCAAGATCCATCTCGGTCGCGGCAATCAGCTGCGGGTTCGCATGATTCTCCCCGACGAGACCATCGACAACTTCGTCGTTGATCAGGTGACGAAGCACGATCTCTATCAAGAGGTCATCGATGAGGGCGTGATCGAACTCACGGCGAACAAGGCGTGGGAGGACTACGACAAGCGATTCCGGGAGTCGGGTCTCCGCGAGATTGCGGCCAAGAAGGGATCGGTCTCGCCCCAGGAGTGGCGGCAGCTGAACGTGCAGGCGCTGCAGAAGCTCCAACCGGAGCGCGTCTACCACATCCAGAAGGACTTTGGGCAGATGACGAAGGACTTCTACGCATCGCTCGCCGCTGCACCGGAACCGAAAAACCTCGGGGCCAAGCTCGACCTCGTGAACGGCTACTTCAAAAACCGCATCTTCGCCTACAACCTCACGAAGGAGCAGGACGCCGCCCTCGCGGAGTTGATCACTCTTGCGAAAGCGAGCGACGAGGCGGGCTTCACGCCGAAGGCCCAGGCGTTTTTCGCTAGCGTCACCGACGGGGTCTACCCCGTGACGGACGGCAAGATCGACTACTACGAGTACACCGCGATCTGGGCCGCCGGGACGTACGATAAGACCAAAAAGATCAACGGCCAGGAGATGCCGTGGATCACCACGCCGGGCGTCTGGACGTTCATCCCTCGGATGCACGGCAAGGGCATCACCGGGATGGTCGATTACATCTCGTCGGCCGGGTACTACGGGCTCATTCCGATGTTTCCCTACGAGTACGGCGGTGGCATCGCTTACAACGCGATCCACAACACCGGGATCAGCAACTGGATCCAGGGTCATCCGCTCCTGCCGAAAGAGTGGAAGACGTACACGGACGGTAGCCGGACCGGGAAGCCCTACAATCGGGTCGCCGTGACGAGCCGTGGGCCCGTATCGCACGGTTGCACCCGTCTCGGGTCGGGGCACCTGGCGGAACTTCGCGAGATGCTCCCCTCCACGTCGGAGGCGATGAAGGGCATCGTGAACTACCGGAACGTCTCGCAGTGTTACGATGTCTTCGATCGCGCGGGGGACGGCAACGAGGAGGTGATGGGGGTGCAATATTACATCGCCTTCCGTCACACGAACGAGCGCGTCGCGAAGCACATCTGGGCGCAGAACAACCGCGAGGACTTCTACAATTGGCTGTACGGTAGCGACATGAAGTTTGGTCCCATCGGCGACGTCACGTTCGACGAAGTGTGCACCGGAAAGTTCGTGAAGAAGAAGGCAGCCGTGGGCGAGAAGTACGAGAACCTGAAGCTCTACGAGGCGCCGTACGAGCCCGAGACGATTCAGTTCTACAAGATCAAAGGTGTGGGCCAACTCTCGAAGGAGGGGATGGATTTCAACCGAGAGATGCGCCGCGTGGGTGCCGGCTATCAAGTCGATCGGAAGAAACTGCGGCTTGACTCGAAGAAGTCAGCCGCGGCGCAGTGACCCTCCCTTGACACGCGGCTGCGCTGGAGGAGAAATGGGCGTTTCTCAAGGATCTTTTGCAGGAGGTGTGGAATGAACACGGCTGCACGGAAATGGACCTCGTTCGTGGTGGGGTCGGGCATGGTGCTGCTCACGGTGACGGGCGCGGTTGCCAAGGATGAGATCGAACTCCAGACGGAAGTCGATCAGGCGAGAACGATTCTCAAAGGCTTCCAGTCGATTCCCGAGAAGGGGATCCCGGACGCGGTTCTGCGCAACTGCAAAGGGCTCGCTTTCCTCACGGTGCTACGCGCGGGGTTCATCATCAGCGGGTCGGGCGGTAAGGGGGTCGTCGTGGCCAAGAACGACGACGGTACCTGGACGGGTCCGTCCTTCATCGGGACCGGCGGCGCGGGCTTCGGCTTCCAGATCGGCGCTCAGGTGAGCGAGTTCGTCATGGTCCTGAACACCCCCGAGGCGGTCCAGGCGTTCGCCAAGGGCGGCAACGTTTCTGTTGGTGCGCAGGTGAGTGCGGCGGCCGGCCCGGTCGGGCGCAGCCTGGGTGCCGAGGTGATGCCGCAGGCGGCGGTCTACACCTACAGCCGCGCACAGGGCCTCTTCGGTGGGGTCTCCTTGGACGGAACGGTAATCGCAACGCGTAAGGAGGCGAACACCGAGTACTACGGCAAGAAGGTCTCGGCGAAGGCGGTCCTCGTCGGTGAGGTGCCGGCTCCGGCCGGGGCCGACGCACTCCGTGCGGACCTCGCGAAGGTGACCGCCGCCGCAAAAGCGAAGTAGTTTCGAGCGGGGCGTTCGTCGAGGTAGGAGAACGCCCCGCTTAACGGGTCCAGGAGAGGCGGGTGGCGAGCGCCGCGCGAGCTCCGACCTTTTCGTTGTAACGAGTCACGAGCTCGTTCCGGGTATCGACGAGCTCATTGCTCTGGTCGGTTAGCACTTCCACCTCGGCCGCGAGTTCCTGTGCACGGGCGAACTCGAACGGCGGCAGCGTGTTGCCGTAGTGTGCGGCCAACTCGTCGAGCGCGGCTGCGTACCGCGCGCGGTCCTCCGCGTAGGCCGCGACCTGGTCTTCCAGCCGGTCGAGTTCTCGCTTCTGGCGGTTCAGTTCGGCGTCCGTGGTCTTGATCTCCCGCAGGAGTGCGGCCTGCGCATCTCGGACCGCACGAGATTCTTGCGCATGGAACGCGTCGTGCCGTTGTCGCGTGAGCTGCGCTTGTTCCTCGATGGCCCGCTCGACGAAGCGGTTGCATGTATCGGCAGAGGCGCCGGTGGCCTCGATCGTCTCATGTTCGAAGCGCTCTTGGAGCTCCTGCACTCCCTGGAACTCGATCTCGACGTGGCGGTACTCGTGGAACTCGATCAGGGCTTCGTAGGCTGCCCACTGGCGGCGTGTGTTTTCGTCGACGTGCCGAGGCTGGGCATGCTTGGGGAGCGTGACGACGACGTTTGCGCGTAGATTCAGCTCGACGAGGCGGCAGGATGAGGATGTGGTGGCCGTCGAGAGGCCGAACGAGAGCTCGCTTTCGGTGAGGCCGCTGGCCGCGAGCCCGGCCTTTCCTCCGAGGCCTTGTCGCTGGATCGACGCGAAGACCTCGTCGGCGTTGGTGCCGTAAACGTCGTAGTACTGCTCTCGTACGTCCGTATCGACGCGAACGAGCGGCGCGGTGGCCCCCGCGGGAACCGCAATCAGGCACGCGGCTGCGACGAGGATGGGGTAAGCGTGCCGAGTCATGGCCCGAGCGTTGCCGTGGCTGGGGAAGGATGCAACCGACGGCGTTCGGTTTGCTCGGCGAATGATCTAGTCTCCGCCGTCGGGCGCGCGCCAAAGAAGCTTCTCGTTGTCGACCCCGCCCGCTTTGCCGGATCCTCCGACGCGGACGTGCGCGAAACAGCTCTCGATGCGGTCGCGGTCGACGTCGTCATCGACGCCGAGCTACGCGACCCGAGTACTCGAGAAGTTTGGTTCCTCGTAGAGAGTGACACCGGCTTTCCCGACGTAGAACCGGGTCGTGTCCGCGGGCGCGATCTGGTGGACCACGTCGTGGTATACGCTGTTGACTGAGCTGCAGTTGGCGAGGGTGGCCACGCCGGCGAGGAAGGCTGGCTTTCGGAGTCGGTGCGACGTCATATCTCGGGCCGGTCGGGATTGAACCCGATTCGAACGCCGCGGCCCACGGGTTCGGCATCGGGTGAATGCTCTCAGAGGACCAGCGACGTTCCCCCGTCCACGACGAGCACCTGGCCGGTCATGTACTGGTTATCGACGCAGGTCAGGATCGCCTTCGAGCAATCCTCCGGCGTTGCCGAGCGGCCGGCAGGGACGATCGCCGCAATGCCGGCGTGGAGGTCGGCCCAGTCCTCGGTCCAGGGGGTCGCGACCAGGCCAGGCGCGATCGCGTTCACGCGGACCGGCTTACAGTTGCGTGCCAAGTCCATCGTGAGGTTGTTCATCGCAGCCTTGGCCATGCCGTAGGCAGTTGAGCTGCCGATGGCGCGCAAGCCGGCGACAGAGGACACGTTCACTACGCATCCCTTCTCGGCCTTTTTCAGATGCGACATCGCGGCGCGGGTGAGCCACCAGGTGCCGTAGACGTTCACCTCGATCGTCTTGAAGAGGATCTCGTTCGTCAGGGCATCGAGATCATCGTGGGGAACGCGCTTCGTCCAGCCAGCGTTGTTGATCAGGATGTCCAGCCGCCCGAATTTCTCGACGGCTGCGGCAACGAGTGCCTTGTCGTCCTCTTCCTTGCTGATGTCGGCCCGGACGTAGATGGACTCCGTCGGGAGTGCTTTCGCGATCGCCTCGCCGGCCTCGACCGAATTCGAGGAGTTCACGACGATGTGGGCTCCGGCGGCGGCGAGATCTTGTGCGACGCGCTCGCCAATGCCGCTCGAAGAGCCGGAAACGATTGCTACCTGTCCGTCTAGTCTGTCCATGGGTCCCCCGCCGTTGGTGGCTCACGCTCCTCTAGCAAGGGAACCCGAACAACGAGAGGCTCGGCTTTGGGCTCAGCCGAAGCTCGGGAACGCGACTTCTCCGAGGACCACGCGGAACCGGTAGTGGCTCCCGTGCCCCGATCGAGTTGTGGGGGGCCGTGCCCTCCGGTGGCGACGTAGGCCGCGCTATTCGTACCCGACTTCCGTCAGGATTGGCGATGTGAGCTGCGTGTAGGTCTCGCGCAGAGCAGCGAAGCGATGCTCGACACCGGCGTCATCGAGGGAGTCGGTCGTTGTGATCGAGGCGAAGGTGGCGCGGCTGGGGAAGAGGTTGACCCGAAACTTCTCCCACTCCCGGCTGTCGCCGACGAGTTCGCCCTCGATCTCGAGCCAGAGGCCCGGACGCACGCCGAGTCTGAAGACGTCCTGGCTGGCCCGGCCATCCTGGTAGAGCTGCATCGCTTCGCGACCGGTGAGTGTGGTCTCGCGACCGTCCCGGTATTTAGCGATCTCGTTGTAGTCGAGGAGGTGGAGGACGGCGATCGGCGGATCGTCCTCGGTGGGAGGAAACGGGACCGTCGTGAGGTCCAGCTGGCGAAGCACGTCAGGGACGGGGTCGCCCTCGATGTGGGCCCCGAGAACGAGCGACTTCTCTACCCCGGCGTCCTTGTGCGCGGCAGCGGCGCGGAAGTCCTCTCGTTCGAGCATCTCGAAGAACTTCGCGCGGCTGGGGTACACAACGACTCCGACCTGGGTTCATCCGGCGCCGTCGGCGTCGATGAGGTTGACCTCGACGTTCGCAACGAACACGGGTCGTGCGCCGACGGACGCGAGGATGGGGAGGATCAGCCCACCGTAGATGCCATCGGCCTCGGCGCCGGTCAGGTCGTTTTCGCGACCGTCTTCGTACTCGGCTCGTTCGCGGTGGCGGATGAGGTTCACCATGTAGAACGGCGCGTCGTCTTCCGGCGAGACTTCGAGCATTCGGCGGACCTGCTCCCGGTCGACCACGCCGAACGAGGGCTCGTCCGGGAAGATCCGCTGAATTCGCTGCTCGATCGGGCTAGTTCCATCTTTTGACACTAGACCTGCCATCAGAGCGAATGTGTCAAGCGTCTTCTGGCTGCGCGATGCTGTGCTAGGAGCGATTTCCATGGATTTCGATCTCCCGCCTGAGCTCGCGACGTATCTGGAAACCCTGGACGATTTCATCGAGCGGGAGATCAAGCCGCTCGAGGCCCGGGACGACAACATCCGGTTCTTCGACCATCGCCGCGAGGACGCACGCACCGATTGGGACCGGGGTGGTCTGCCCAACGAAGGGTGGGAGGCGCTGCTGGCCGAGGCGCGACGCATCGCGGATGCGGCGGGCCACTATCGGTATCCGTATCCCAAGAAATACGGAGGTCAGGACGGCACCAATCTCGGCATGGCCGTGATTCGCGAGCACCTGGCGACCAAGGGGCTCGGGCTCCACAACGATCTGCAAAACGAGCACTCGATCGTCGGGAACAACGTCGGGTTTCTTCTGATGCTCAACTACGGCTCTGAGAAGCAGAAGGCGGAGTGGATCGAAGGACTTCTCGAAGGGCGGATGGGCTTCGCGTTCGGGATCACCGAACCGGAGCATGGTTCCGACGCCACGTACATGGAGACGCATGCAGTTCGGGACGGCGATGAGTGGTGCATCAACGGCGAGAAGACATGGAATACCGGGATCCACAAAGCGAAGTACGATCTCATCTTCGCCCGAACGAGCGGTGAGGCCGGAGACGGACTGGGCATCACGGCGTTTCTCGTCCCGACGGATGCCGCCGGTTTCAAAGTCGAGGAGATGCTCTGGACCTTCAACATGCCGACGGATCACGGCCACATTTCGATGAAGGACGTACGAGTGCCGCACGACGCGATCTTCGGGCAAGAGGGGCGCGGCCTCGGGGTCGTGCAGCACTTCTTCAACGAGAACCGGATCAGGCAAGCTGCCTCGAGCCTCGGCGCCGCGCAGTTCTGCATCAACGAGTCGGTCGAATACGCCAAGGTGCGGGCCCCCTTCGGCAAGCCGCTCGCGACCAATCAGGCGATCCAGTTCCCGTTGGTGGAACTCCAGACTCAGTGCGAGATGCTCCGTGCCCTGGTCCACAAGACGGCGTGGGGCATGGACAAGGACGGCGCGTTCTCGGTCTCCGACAAGGTCTCGATGTGCAACTACTGGGCGAACCGGCTCTGCTGTGAGGCGGCCGATCGCGCGATGCAGGTGCACGGCGGCCTCGGGTACTCGCGTCACAAGCCCTTCGAGCACATCTATCGCCACCACCGCCGGTACCGCATCACCGAGGGGGCGGAGGAGATCCAGATGCGGCGCGTGGCCGGCTATCTGTTCGGCTTCATGAAGCAGCGAGCGCCCAAGGGAGTGGTGGAGGGCTAGTACAGGCGTTCGACGATTCCGACTGCACATTCCGGGGCGAGCGGCCGCTGCTGTCGCATGTCCGAAGAGAACATCACGAAACCACGATCGAATATCGCCGGGCGTTTCGTCGACGCGTGCCTACACCCCTCGCCCCGTGCCGAAAAAGCGAGAAGAACTGGCTGGCGCGGCTCTCGGTCGTCGTCTGCTTGCTGATGCCGCCGGGTCTCTGGAGCGGAGTCGTCAACCGGTTCGCCCTCTTCTGGTCGGCGTTCGCGATCGCGCAGCTCTTCGGTGCGCTGTTGGTGGTGAGGAACGGCCTCACGTTCCCCGTGCCGATCGACCATGAGCTGATGGTTCAGATGCAGCCGTTGAACGCGAAGAGTGCGTTCCTCGCAAGCATGAGTCACGAGATCCGAGCGCCGATGAACGGGGCGCTCGGCATGACAGCGATCCTCCTCGCGACAGACCTCGACAACGCGCAGCGTAACTCAACGTCACCGTCTGC
Encoded proteins:
- a CDS encoding Zn-dependent alcohol dehydrogenase; this encodes MKAAILPAYNEPLEIVDIQIDKPGPGEVLLRTAASGVCHSDLHCVDGSLPVPCPCVLGHEPAGVVEQVGENVTYVKPGDRVIACLSIFCGTCEYCVTGRPNLCGGTTLDRTADQPPRLSHDGTPLYQMAQLGSFAEQMLVPENALVKVRDEIPLDRAALIGCGVTTGLGAALNTARVEAGSRCVIIGAGGVGLSILQGCRIAGAGQIIVVDTQPWKLELAKQMGATHAINAASDNPVLAVQELTEGGAHYAFEAIGLKATIRQAFDMTRKGGATVVVGVVKIGENLELPGLDFVLAEKRVLGSMMGSNSFRVDMPRFVDFYLNGQLKLDEMISARRPLEEINVCFDEMKKGAVARSVIVFD
- a CDS encoding lipid-binding SYLF domain-containing protein yields the protein MNTAARKWTSFVVGSGMVLLTVTGAVAKDEIELQTEVDQARTILKGFQSIPEKGIPDAVLRNCKGLAFLTVLRAGFIISGSGGKGVVVAKNDDGTWTGPSFIGTGGAGFGFQIGAQVSEFVMVLNTPEAVQAFAKGGNVSVGAQVSAAAGPVGRSLGAEVMPQAAVYTYSRAQGLFGGVSLDGTVIATRKEANTEYYGKKVSAKAVLVGEVPAPAGADALRADLAKVTAAAKAK
- a CDS encoding DUF922 domain-containing protein, which gives rise to MTRHAYPILVAAACLIAVPAGATAPLVRVDTDVREQYYDVYGTNADEVFASIQRQGLGGKAGLAASGLTESELSFGLSTATTSSSCRLVELNLRANVVVTLPKHAQPRHVDENTRRQWAAYEALIEFHEYRHVEIEFQGVQELQERFEHETIEATGASADTCNRFVERAIEEQAQLTRQRHDAFHAQESRAVRDAQAALLREIKTTDAELNRQKRELDRLEDQVAAYAEDRARYAAALDELAAHYGNTLPPFEFARAQELAAEVEVLTDQSNELVDTRNELVTRYNEKVGARAALATRLSWTR
- a CDS encoding SDR family oxidoreductase, whose protein sequence is MDRLDGQVAIVSGSSSGIGERVAQDLAAAGAHIVVNSSNSVEAGEAIAKALPTESIYVRADISKEEDDKALVAAAVEKFGRLDILINNAGWTKRVPHDDLDALTNEILFKTIEVNVYGTWWLTRAAMSHLKKAEKGCVVNVSSVAGLRAIGSSTAYGMAKAAMNNLTMDLARNCKPVRVNAIAPGLVATPWTEDWADLHAGIAAIVPAGRSATPEDCSKAILTCVDNQYMTGQVLVVDGGTSLVL
- a CDS encoding acyl-CoA dehydrogenase family protein: MDFDLPPELATYLETLDDFIEREIKPLEARDDNIRFFDHRREDARTDWDRGGLPNEGWEALLAEARRIADAAGHYRYPYPKKYGGQDGTNLGMAVIREHLATKGLGLHNDLQNEHSIVGNNVGFLLMLNYGSEKQKAEWIEGLLEGRMGFAFGITEPEHGSDATYMETHAVRDGDEWCINGEKTWNTGIHKAKYDLIFARTSGEAGDGLGITAFLVPTDAAGFKVEEMLWTFNMPTDHGHISMKDVRVPHDAIFGQEGRGLGVVQHFFNENRIRQAASSLGAAQFCINESVEYAKVRAPFGKPLATNQAIQFPLVELQTQCEMLRALVHKTAWGMDKDGAFSVSDKVSMCNYWANRLCCEAADRAMQVHGGLGYSRHKPFEHIYRHHRRYRITEGAEEIQMRRVAGYLFGFMKQRAPKGVVEG